The DNA sequence CGGAAGCCGGCCGCGCGTAGCTGACGCAGGGTGCGCGGGGCGTCGTGGCGCAGGGGGTCGCGCAGCAGGACGGCCCCGGCCGACTCACCGTCGACCGTGAGCCACGCGACCGCCGCACCGTCGAGGAGGGCGCGGTTGTCCACCGCCCTGGCCCAGTCGGGGTGTGCGCGGCCGGGGCCGAGGCGTCCGACGGACACGCGATGACCCTCCACGGTGCCGGTGGCGCCCCGGCCGGGTTCCTCGGTGACGTCCGCCGCAGCGCTCAGCTCCAGCCCGCGTTCCCTGGCGGTGTCGACAATGGCCTGGGCCAGGACGTGGGGCGAGTACTGGTCGAGTGAGGCCGCGAGACGCAGGACTTCTGCCGGCTTCAGGTCGGGGGCGGCGGTGACGTCGAGGACGCGCGGGCGGCCTCGTGTCAGCGTCCCCGTCTTGTCGAGCAGCAGGGTGCGGGCACGGCCGAGGTTCTCCAGGGCTCCACCGTCGCGGACCACCACGCCGAGACGGGAGGCGCGCGAGAGACCGGACACGATGGCGACCGGAGCGGCCAGCAGCAGCGGGCAGGGCGTGGCGACGACCAGGACGGCGACCGCCCGGACGGCGGAACCGCTGATCAGCCACGCCAGTCCCGCGACGGCCACGGAGAGCGGCAGGAACCAGGCGGCGTAGCGGTCGGCCAGTCGTACGACGGGCGCGGACTCGGCGCCGGCCTGCTGGGCCAGCAGCACGATCCGCGCGTAGGTGCTGTCCCGCTCGGTGGCGGTGGCACGCAGTTCGAAGGCGGCCCCGGCGTTCACCACGCCGCTGCGCACGACGTCGCCGCGGAGCCGCTCGACGTGTACGGGCTCACCCGTGAGCACCGACTCGTCGAGGACGGCGGGGGCGCCCTCCACACGGCCGTCGACGGGCACGACCTCACCGGGACGCACGACGAGCAGGTCGTCGACGGCGACCTGGCCCAGCGGCAGTGTCGTCACTCCCGCGCCGGTGCGCCGGTGCGCCGAGCGCGGCGCGTGTTCGAGCAGGGCCCGCAGGTCGTGGGAGGCGCGCCGCTGGGCCGCGCCCTCCAGAGTGCGGCCGGTGGCGAGCATCAGCCCGATCAGAGCACCGGCCAGGTACTCGCCCACGGCCAGGGTTCCGCCGAGCGCGAGTACGGCGATCAGGTCCACGCCCGCGCTTCCGCGCCGCAGTGCGGCCAGTACCCACCACACCGCGGGGACGACGGCTGCCACGGTGCCGAGTGCCCAGAGCAGGTCGGCGGTCTCCCGACTGCCGGCGAACCAGGCGATGCCGCCGCCGGTGAGTG is a window from the Streptomyces zhihengii genome containing:
- a CDS encoding heavy metal translocating P-type ATPase, whose protein sequence is MNRPAVTARHRPAAPRASQRLEAALLAVTAAALTGGGIAWFAGSRETADLLWALGTVAAVVPAVWWVLAALRRGSAGVDLIAVLALGGTLAVGEYLAGALIGLMLATGRTLEGAAQRRASHDLRALLEHAPRSAHRRTGAGVTTLPLGQVAVDDLLVVRPGEVVPVDGRVEGAPAVLDESVLTGEPVHVERLRGDVVRSGVVNAGAAFELRATATERDSTYARIVLLAQQAGAESAPVVRLADRYAAWFLPLSVAVAGLAWLISGSAVRAVAVLVVATPCPLLLAAPVAIVSGLSRASRLGVVVRDGGALENLGRARTLLLDKTGTLTRGRPRVLDVTAAPDLKPAEVLRLAASLDQYSPHVLAQAIVDTARERGLELSAAADVTEEPGRGATGTVEGHRVSVGRLGPGRAHPDWARAVDNRALLDGAAVAWLTVDGESAGAVLLRDPLRHDAPRTLRQLRAAGFRRLLMLTGDRAAPAKEVAAVLGLDDVCAELSPADKVAAVRAERERTVTVMVGDGVNDAPALAAADIGVAMGARGSTASSEAADVVLTTDRVDRLAAAVTIAQRARRIAVQSALGGMLMSLAAMAAAALGLLPPAAGALLQEGIDAAVILNALRALRVDRAAGPAVTPAAEALIHRFADEHHDLQDVLDAVRDAADRLSATPGAPALAAVEEAHRLLVERLLPHEYAEEHELYPALAPTLGGPEATATMSRAHTEIERLSRRIATHLEWARADGGLAAEQLDDLRSCLYGLNTVLRLHFTQEEENYFSLAP